The Vibrio echinoideorum genome includes a region encoding these proteins:
- the thiQ gene encoding thiamine ABC transporter ATP-binding protein, with product MLVMKDVDYHYHQELFSFDFQAEQGDIVALMGPSGAGKSTLLALVAGFIEPTSGEISVAGQSLIGKEAYQRPLAMLFQEHNLFAHLTVRENIGLGLHPGLKLTAAQKLEVEQAATQVGVAEYLDRLPEQLSGGQRQRVALARCFVQPHDIWLLDEPFSALDPLLREEMLNLVRRLAAERNITVLMVTHHLGDARSIANKFVFVALGKVLVEDSIEVLTAEHSQSELSAFVKAGE from the coding sequence ATGTTAGTGATGAAAGATGTGGACTACCACTATCACCAAGAGTTGTTTAGCTTTGATTTCCAAGCGGAGCAGGGCGACATTGTTGCATTGATGGGGCCGAGTGGTGCAGGTAAATCAACATTGCTGGCATTGGTGGCTGGATTTATTGAACCTACATCGGGTGAGATTTCAGTGGCAGGTCAATCTCTGATTGGTAAAGAGGCATACCAACGTCCATTGGCAATGTTGTTCCAAGAACATAACCTGTTTGCTCACCTTACTGTGCGTGAGAATATTGGTTTGGGGTTGCATCCAGGGTTAAAGCTTACAGCAGCCCAAAAGCTCGAAGTGGAACAAGCTGCAACACAAGTTGGGGTTGCTGAGTATTTAGATAGGTTGCCTGAGCAATTATCTGGTGGCCAACGTCAACGTGTAGCGTTAGCCCGCTGTTTTGTTCAGCCACATGATATTTGGCTTCTTGATGAGCCCTTTTCTGCACTTGATCCCTTGCTTCGCGAAGAGATGCTTAACCTAGTGAGGCGATTAGCGGCAGAGCGAAATATTACTGTTTTGATGGTGACCCACCATTTAGGTGATGCTAGAAGTATCGCGAATAAATTTGTTTTTGTCGCGCTAGGTAAAGTGTTGGTTGAAGATTCAATAGAAGTGTTGACGGCCGAACACTCTCAATCAGAGTTAAGCGCGTTTGTTAAGGCGGGTGAGTGA